The DNA sequence ATGTCCTATTGTTGAGTGCGCTCAAACATAACAAGAAAAACCATTCGGCGATGACGCacaaaattttttgttgttaaattcaACAGATGCTAGTGTTATGAGTGGTAATCTGAACATATTTTGGAAAGAACTTACTAGCCCTTCCCAGTGGGATGGCTACAGTAATAGAACAGATTCCTTGTGGAGGAGGCTGAGGAATTCTGGCTGGCTGGGGTACAATGGGAGGTCACAGTCAAAGTCGTTTTGGTTGAGAGGAAGCCCTGTTAGGACCTGTATCCTCACAcagctctgagctgagctgaaatgggAGCCCAACAAACTATGTGATCTAATTCTCCTtccacccccatctctctgcctccacagCCATGCCGGGTTCACACATATTGCCCAAGTTGGTTTCTACCCAGACTCTACAAACAAAGAGAAATTTAACGCCTCTAAACCACCTGGGAACACATCATCAAGTTATACCTTCTCCGTGTCTAAGGACTTCTTGCCTTGCCTTCCTATGCCCAAGTTCCCTTGCAGGTAGCCTGACAGGTGTGCAGGGGGCCTGCCTTGTTATTGGTGTCTCCCCACTGACCCCAATTTCCTTTTAGACACTGAAATTTTCCCGTGATTCCTAGCCCGTGAACTTGCACTCCTACCACTTCCAGACAAACTTCTCTACTGCCAACTGCCACAACTCAAGAATTTTCCAACCCTTGATTCGCCATGACCCATTTGCCAGCTGTTAGAGCCTTCTGAAATTGTCCTTTAACTTCTTATACCAACCCCTTGTCTATTGTATGTGGCAATTCCCATTAGACCCCATTCTCTGTCCTGTCAACTCCATTTCTCCTCCCTGCCAAGGATCAAATCTCAAATCATATTCCAGATCAACTCAGGGGGCTCAGAGTGAAGCAGGCTATTATGGATCACCGCCCTTTCAAAAACTGTAACACTCTTATTTCAGAAGACAAAGTCAACCTCTggacaaaaagatttaaaaattatatattatatatatagttggttgggtgaccgacgtcggctcaggtcatgatctcacagtttgtgagtccgagccccgcgtcaggctctgcgctgacagctcagaggctggagcctacttcggattctgtgtctccccctctctctacccctcccctgctcacgctctgtgtctctctgtctctcaataataaactttaagaaaaaaaaaaagaatcagatgcttaaccaactgggacacctaggtggcacCCCTTGactatacattttattaaattaaattaaattaaattaaattaaattaaattaaaaatcaatttttcttggggcgcctgggtggttcagtcggttgagcatccaactttggctcaggtcatagtctcttggtttgtaagttcaagcccctcttcTGGGGCTTGAAGTTCAAGcccctctgctgacagctcagagcgtggagactgcttcagaatctgtgtctccccttctctctctgctgttccccctactttcactctgtgtctctctctctcaaaaataaacattaaaaattttttttaattaaaaaaatcaattatcctggggtgcctgggtggctcagtcggttaagcatcagattcttgattttggctcaggtcatgaactcacagccaTGAGATAGAGCCTTGTACTGGGCTCttcactgaacatggagcctgcttgagattctccctctccctctctctctgcccttcccctcacttgagtatgtgtacacatgtgcattctgtccctctaaaaaaaaaacaacaaaaaaaagtatagtaaaaAAAGTAGATTCACATACCCAAGTTGTTCCAAACAACTTAAAAAGTTTGATAATTTCTGAATTATCAGTTTTTTAATTTAcgttaatgaaaattaaaaactcagttcctcggggtgcctgggtgactcagtaaattaagcacccgacttcagttcaggtcatgatctcacagtttgtgagttcgagccccacatcagcctctgtgctgacagctcagagcctggagcctgcttcagattctgtctccatctctctgaccttcccctgttcctgcgctctctctctctctctctctcaaatataaaaaataaaacataaaaaaaaaattcagttccttagtcACAGTAGCCACATTGCAGGGCTCAAAAGCCACTTGTGTCTAGTGGCCACCTTATTAAACAACAAAGCTCTACGCGGTTGCTAACTTAATGTGGATAAATTGAAGCTCAATAAGTTTAGTTGTAATATTCTAATCCCTCATCACATCTGGGTGGGAAGTGAGGGGAAAATCACTACCATTGGGATAATTGGTAACTGGGTAATTAAGTGACTGGAGACCTTCCCAATGCTACCCATTAAACAGCGTTTGCCGCTTTTATTATAAAAGACATACACTCACCATACAGTTGGGTGAAAAGAAACAGGTCAATAGACAGACGTTTTTATACTTTTCCAATGTTCACACCCATGGTGAACAATTTCAATACTACAGGAATGGGATAAAAATCATGATTGTTCAGATCATTTCAGATCCGGTAGAactaaatatatagtaaaactGCCAAGTAAATATTATCCATTTTGAAAAGTTGACAGGTTGTTTAAATTAAGACAGTCTTTAAGGACaatactaaaatatttgaaagtatcAAGAAAATAACGGTTTAATGGAAATGACATCCTTACGACAACGAAATGCAGAAGTTCATCTTCGTTCAGTTcgtttttcagttttctgaatAAAGGTTGCATTGCTTTGCAAGGTCCACACCAGGCTTGGTAAACATCTATCACTGGAagagaacatttatgaaaaaaacagAGTCGAAGAATCTAGAATAGCCGCTTATCCCAATGCTGGGCAGGGGCAAGGGCACAGATGAGCAGGTTTTTACACTGTTAGTGGGGAGGTACACTCTGTGTTGGGGGTGGTGACAGGTGCCCTGGGCAGAACTCCCAATGGCTGGACAACAGGGGAGCCCCAGTACCTGTTAGGCCTTTGTTCTGCAACATCTCATCCCACAGGCTTTGACTATTAACGACTGTCTGCAAAAAGGAAGGCACTGTAAAGAGGTCCCCAAGTGCCAGCGCACCAAGTAAAGACCGTTGGTAATGTCATACTCACCTGTAACTGGATTTCTCGCTTTTTGCTTGCCATTTATCCACTGTCacatgaaaaaagagaagaaaaacagaaaatgtttaagaGGAAATTTATATGAAGTTATTCTCTATGCATTCAAAGAGGCATCTTAATGGACCGTAGGCAGTATTGGATTATACCACTCCTCTTTtctggggagagaggagccaATGCCACTAAAAGATTCCTCGCCAACTGGTTGCATCAGGCATACTGTCTTACTCTCCCAATAACCCTGAGGCAAGGCGAGGAGGTACAGTTTCTTAAAAGGGCTCTGTTTCCCTATAGTGTTATGGAGTGTCCTCTCCCCATTTCCATTTGCACACGAGTTAATTGCCTTTGACCGGACTCATGGATCCCACTCCAGGGAGGTTTAATTTTCAGGACGAGACTACTAGTGTTCTTCAGCACAACATATTCCGCAGCGTGAAACCAGTGAGGCCCaaacgccacccccccccccattccgtAGTGTCACGGGCGCGCAGTGGGTGACAGCAGACCCCAGCACAAAACAAAGGAGTGGCCCAGGGCATGGAAACTACATCCCAGCGAACGGTGCCGGATTCTCCAACAAGCCTTACACAGAACAGAGCCTCCTCTCAGCTACACCGCGCGTTTATACGAAGGGGAAGGAACAGTCCCTGGGGATCCCAACCAGCCGTCTGGACGAGGCCCGTGGCCTTTGTGAGCACAGTTCCGACAGGTCCGAGTACCTGGGCGCGGAACAGGTGCCCCGCTCCAAGGAGCTTTCAGCCCGCGCAAGTCCTGCGGAAGAGGCCGGACACGGTCCCCGGGACCGCCCCGCAGGAGGCGTGGCCAACGTCTGCACCGCCCCTCCAGGGCCGCGAGCCTGGCCCTCCCCCGCGGGGGCGGTGCCTCGAGGCTCCCTGGACTCTGCGCGCAGGCCCAGGGCGGCGAAGCGCGCCCGCCCTGAAACCGCCGGTTTCCTTCGCTTCCCGAGGTAAGACCCCCCTGCTCGGTGCTGCTGCGCCTGCCCGCTGAGTCTCCGGGCAGCGCCCTCCGCTGCGGGTGCGTTTGCCACTTGCAGGTTTGATCGCAGCTCTCCTGGGCTCGACGCCTTCCACCGCGGGGCTGATTTACAGCATAAAATGTGTGCTCCTCAGGTTGGAGTGGAAGGCTCTCTGAAGCCCAGCCTCAGCCTGTCTCCAACATCAGCACCTATCCTggctcttcttctcctcctcttctttctttgccttctccttcttctattatttggaaataattttagacagAGCTCCCATACACCCTGGCACGACCAGATCAATAGGCTTATTGGAAGGATGAACTAGGGTATCTACCATGATTACTTTTGAAATCTAGTCAGTTAATAAACGACTACTTTcaaatcgaaaaaaaaaaaatgctaacttcCCTCAAGTTTTATTAGTTTCCTACAATGAATACTTTTCAGAGATAATGTTTCTGAGCCATCCTTAGCCACCCTCTCTCCGGtggtcttgctttttttcccccattgccCCGGTAATGAAGTTCTTTCTCTTCACCATTCGTCAGAGTGAGATTGGCTCTATTTTGAAAAATAGGGTGAGTGGCTGGCTTGATCTGGGAATTTTTTGTGTCCACTTTTTACTGGGGAAGAATTCTCTAGTAGTATCTATGGCTGGAGTATAGGTTGTGTGCATAACTTCCCTGTTCTTAGCAAGTTTCACGTGGGTCGCTCTGTTCTACCGAGGTGGCATCTTTCTTGTgacctttttatttctgtggtttgCAAGAGAAATAACTACCAGTACTCCCTACTAGTGTTCATCTCAGTTCTGAGCAGCCTGTGGGAACACACCTCCCATCAGCCCTGCCACGCTCACTGTTTGTCTTAACAAAATGCTTAGCTGTTTCTTGATGTTAAGCTGTTAGTTACCTGATTTCTGGAGTCCATCTCACAAGTTTTTGTGGTTTCAGCCCAGAAAGCCATCTGGTAAACCTCTGGGGAACCTAAGTTTTCCTGTGGGCTCCTGTTGACAGACAACAACACAGGTGTCACAGAGGAGGTGTCACAAACTTTCCTCTTTAGGGATCTCTTTCTAATGCCAAATAGTGGGTTGGACCAAAGAACAACTCAGGGTCAATTTATTGACAACCTGATCTGGTGAAATAGTAGTTACTAGAAATATGTGACAGTCCTTTTAAAATGCCAGATGGTGATGTGCAGGGATATTATATATCCTTCATATGTATCCTTAATAGGGGAACATCCTATTAAGAAACCATTCTATAAGTAATCCTGCTCATCTATTTGGTTCACTCCGGGAATGAGGATCCTGTCTACAAAGGTCCATGGTATCCCTTCACCTTTTAGTTATTTCCTGCATCCCAAGTATGCCCACACTGGCTGGAAATCTtttgttaataaaatgttttgcttACCCAAAAATACATCATTGAGCCAGCACCTACATAAAGATTTTAGCAGGTGCCACAAATATTCATGCACTAATTTCAAGCAAACTCTTCACATACTTTTGCTACTTAAGGGAAAACATCATTGATACATCAAGAAGTACCAGTCTATTCTGAAATAAGCACAAACATTTACCAACGATCAAGACATGCAAGGCAAAAGGTGAAATCAGGTTTTGAAACATCATTCCCATTAACTGCAAGAAGCTTAAATGTTGAAGCTTTTAAACATAAACTTGGTGAGCTTTTGCCTTGGGTCTTTCCAGAATGGACTTCAAGGACAAATGCACTCTGACAATGTTACTTATAAGGGATCGTGATGATTCTGGAACAGTACAGAAGATCCCACAGCATGCTAATGCATGTAGGCTTTATAGGAAAACTTCTCAAAGTTTAAAATGGgaaggtttgggggcacctgggtggttcagtcagttgagcgtctgacttcggctcaggtcatgatctcacagttcgtgagtttgagccctgtgtcgggctctgtgctgacagctcagagcctggagcctgctttggattctgtgtctccctctctctctgctcatcccctccccctttctctctccctctctctctctctctcaaaaataaacacaaaaatttgtaataactgactgggtggctcagtcggttaagcgactgacttcggctcaggtcatgatctcacggttatgggttcgagccccacgtcaggctccatgctgacagctcggagcccagagcctgctttggattctgtgtctccctctctctctaccccttccgcactcacactctgtctctctatctctctgtctcttgaaaataaacattaaaaatttttaataataaaaagaaataaaaaataaataaaatgggaagataTACAACAGATGAATGACATAAAAAGGTTGCAATtcttaagtaataataataaaactaatgtGACATCAGTGTGACAATTGGAATAAATGTAGTTGGGGAAGTGAAACCAGAGATAATAAGATCGAAGTCCATTGCAGCAATCCAGGAGGGCTGGGCTAAGGGCCAAAGTGAAGGCAGAGATCACAGATAAGGGGCAAAAAAGACTTAGGAGACATTTGGTGTTAGTATCAACAGGATATGGGAAGTAGCACTTGGCAGGGATGAGCAAGGAGGAGAAACCACAGAAAACTCTATAAAGTTTCCAATTTCAATGAGTGAATAATGAGGGATGTAAAAAGAGCTATCAGAACGGGAGGGAAGATCACGAGTTCAGGGATTTTAGGATGACAAAGTGGAAGGAGAAGACTAATGAGTCCAACCATTATTGACAGTTAAATCAGGGTTATTATGATCCATGTAATTAGTGAATCCCAAGGGAACAATAGGGCAAAAGTCCTTGAGTAATAGTAGGATGAAGCTTGTTCTGCATGATCAgtaatttatgaatatataatgCTTCCTACCTTAGGGCTTTTTCTAACTGCCCCCtcatacatttttgtgtgtgtgaaattccCATGAGGCAGTATTGGGTAGTGGGGGGTCTTTGTGACCTTGGTcaggtttcttaacctctctgtagtCTGATGTTACTGGAGATAATAATAGAACCTATTTAATCACttttgtgaggattcaatgatttaaattatacatatggcTCAGAACAGTCTTCAGCTTATGGTATACATTCAATAATTGTTATCTATTGTCAGGCAGAGatataaagctaaaatatttCAATTAGCACTCCTGTGTGGACACCTTATACATCAATCTATCTAAAACCTGCCAAAGTACCTTTCCACAAAGATTTCTATCACTGTTAAATTGAATGGAGACTACTGCTCTAAAGAAAATgcatcaaagttaaaaaaaaaaaatcctcccccTACTACAGGTGTATATTGACCTTGTGATAATGATGTACTTAGCTCCTGCATCATTTCTTCTTAAGGGGGTGCCATGCTTTCTCCTGTAATCTACTTGACATTTCTACCCTAAATGGCCCAATGGAAAAATCATGTGGAAATAGAAACTTGAAGTCCAATTTCAAGACACATGCGCACATGTAataattagtgatttttttttaattctcccccAAATCTAGAATGAGTTGGAAGGATTTTTCACAGAGGGTGATGGAGTTACATTGGAACCCCTTGCTGGATTCTTCAGTGCTCTGGTGTGACGTTGTCCTGGCTGAAGCTGAACCTCTGGCCTTGCTCACAGGGAAATGGGGAAGGTGGTGAGTCCTCCTTATGGATGCGTACGTGGCCATGTTTACCTTTTGATCTAGCACCCCGATGATATTACTGTCAacatctctgcctctgctccccacctcatTATTTGTTTGACCCTGTTAATATTCATGAAATCTTTTCTTTCGTGAGAAGGGCAAGAGGACATTTGAGTTGGGGTAACCCAAGACAATGGAGAGAATGGGAGCTTCCATTTCCACTCTGCCCTAAGGAATGGATTTGAGTTCTCATGAGATACTAGCCACCTTTGTTGCAGGAAACAGGATGCACCTCACATGGACAAACTGGAGAGGCATGAATAAACGTACTCCTTCCAGAGATGTGAGCAGAAATGAAGAAGCCAATAATGGATACTGATGAAAGCCGACTAGCAACACCACATCCAGGCATGaaggaacaaagggaagaaaggacCTTAATGGAACCCAGGGACAGTGGGGTCACTCAGCAGGAGCTGTAGCCTAGAAGGTCTGCAGGCCATACTGGAATTGTGAAGACAGAGTAAGGAAGGGGTAGAAAATAAATGCCTCATCCTCACTCCTCCCTCTGGATGGACTCTCCTACTGGTAACTCCCAGTGGTCAAATCCAACCAGGAGCCCACTCTGATCAGGGCCAGCCTCCCAGTGCTCAGAGAAGGGCAAGGTAGAGAAGAATGgcaaataaaacaacatatagggttagagaaggggcagaaacatATAGGAATGTCTGTCCAGAGACTTAAGAGATTCCAGACATGTTAGCCTGAGCTAACAGAAATATGAAAGACAGTTTGTGAGACTCTGGGCCTAGGCAGAACTGCTTTGTGGGTCAGCCAAGGAAGCGTAGCTGGATTTGGAGAGAAGACCATTCGTTCCGTCCAGCCTTGGAGTCCAGCAGAGCTCTTGCGTTTCAAGGACCGTAAATGCTGGAGGCATCAGAGAATCTGGGGCACGGACATTAGAGATCTTGTGCCACTCTGTGGGAAGAAGATTTTGCCAACCAGGAGCATGTGGTGGCTGCAGCTGATGGTCCCGTGTCTGGACTCACAAGAGGAAGGCTTCCTGACCCTCAGCTCGGGGGACTGGAGCAATCATAAGTCGCTTAATAAAAACATACGtagtatttttctgtgtcttgggTCATACATTGTATTAGAGTTCTCCACAGAAACAGAGCCAATAGTATACATATGGAGAGATAGAGATTGATTATGAggaattatggaggctgagaagccccGCTATCAGCCCTCTGCAAGCgggagacccaggaaaaccagtGGTTAATTCAGTCTGCATCCTGTTTTTCATCCTGCCCAGTTTGAGGGCAGGAGAAAATGAGATGAGATGTCCCAGATTAAGCagtgaggcaggaaagaaagggagtATACTCCTCTCTCCTCTACCTTTTGCTCTATTCAGGCTTTCAACAGATTGGATGGCGCCCACCCACCTTGAAGAGAGCAATCTACCCAGTCCACTGACTCAGATGCTAGTCTTGTCTAGAAATACCCCCACAAACACCTCCAGGAAATAATATTGTATCTGAGTACCCCGTGGTCAGTGAAGTTGACGTACAGAATTAACCATCACACGCATGCTTAAAGGATTTgggtttttgggttgtttttttttttttttttaatttgtcttagtTTAAGTGTCACTTATGTAGATCCATGGAGACCAGCTACACACTTACACGAGAAAGAACACCTGGTGTGGAACTGACAGAGATTGGGGCAAAGGAGATTCAAAGGAGGATTCCTCAAGGAGATGGGATCTGAGCACTTACCCCAAGGAAGGATCACTTTTGGAGCACCCAAATGCttacttgtaaatttttttaatgtttatttattttttagagagagagagagagacagagtgtgagtgggggaggggcagagagagagggagacacagagccccaagcaggctccaggctctgagccgtcagcacagagcctgacacggggctcgaactcatgaactggaggtcatgacctgaaccgaagtcagacgcttaaccaactgagccacccaggagccctaccAAATGTTTATCTGTGACACAGAGGCCTCTGACGGCTGAG is a window from the Leopardus geoffroyi isolate Oge1 chromosome A2, O.geoffroyi_Oge1_pat1.0, whole genome shotgun sequence genome containing:
- the LOC123607244 gene encoding uncharacterized protein LOC123607244, encoding MDPTPGSVTGAQWVTADPSTKQRSGPGHGNYIPANGAGFSNKPYTEQSLLSATPRVYTKGKEQSLGIPTSRLDEARGLCEHSSDRSEYLGAEQVPRSKELSARASPAEEAGHGPRDRPAGGVANVCTAPPGPRAWPSPAGAVPRGSLDSARRPRAAKRARPETAGFLRFPRMSWKDFSQRVMELHWNPLLDSSVLWCDVVLAEAEPLALLTGKWGRCPQVEEDKMQV